The Apostichopus japonicus isolate 1M-3 chromosome 20, ASM3797524v1, whole genome shotgun sequence genome contains a region encoding:
- the LOC139961988 gene encoding uncharacterized protein, which produces MTKTIIITIVVGLIFRADTLKCYNSYQIGCRDADNQYALTCAGMEHNNRDPIETVCAAGEECVKMTALYSYKDMFMVDLGKAECKQVTIQDCVDRDMLPKEFEVELRPLDAFIEAFDLTEEKLEVCTCSDKDLCNRAFNTTGGFLAIILTSLVAFNGFILG; this is translated from the exons ATGACCAAAACGATAATAATAACGATTGTTGTTGGCCTGATATTTCGCG CTGATACATTAAAGTGTTACAATTCCTACCAAATTGGGTGTCGTGATGCAGACAATCAGTATGCTCTGACGTGCGCTGGAATGGAACACAATAATCGAGATCCAATTGAGACCGTCTGCGCAGCGGGAGAGGAGTGTGTGAAGATGACTGCTTTATACAGTT ATAAGGATATGTTTATGGTCGATCTGGGCAAGGCAGAATGCAAACAAGTAACAATTCAAGATTGCGTCGATAGAGACATGCTACCAAAAGAGTTTGAGGTCGAACTCCGCCCACTCGATGCTTTCATTGAGGCATTCGATCTTACGGAAGAAAAGTTGGAAGTTTGCACTTGCAGTGACAAAGATCTTTGCAACAGGGCCTTTAACACGACTGGCGGATTTCTAGCCATTATATTGACGAGTCTCGTTGCCTTCAATGGCTTCATACTGGGATAA
- the LOC139960956 gene encoding uncharacterized protein has protein sequence MSADIGINTYMIYFAIIVISFAWFWKRLRNQRYHFDKRIIIFSRYPEAGFTKTRLVPELGTDGAAVVQKLMTDHILHEVQAFVAVNQHTGVELQYDGGSEEKVTYWLERQKNNFPQFQWTPQSSGHLGERMRDAFKKAFEEGAKTVVLIGSDIPGINIDVLSESFKVIESKSCDMILGAANDGGYYLVGFHRGCDNNLSSVFEGIEWGTSKVFNQQLLVAQRHKLRVHTLCQTLQDIDEPEDLPEFESKVGISLEELKAPVLSAIVPTYNEEGSILSTLSNLITSSRFTSYMEVVVSDGGSSDGTRRRVEEFASSCTACKVTLVNSKKGRGVQLNTGAKHSTGSNLIFVHADTTLPRAFDSHVMVTLTEPGVVCGAFEFALDVLEKNQEAEDKEEETAGKGKTREEFSVLFKWQMKLLTWFTNRRAKNYELPYGDQGLFMTRRVFDKVGGFPEYRLMEDYAMVKNLQCLGHIKIVSGEKAITSARRWIKHGLLKITGFNRLMVILYNLGVSPETLSKWYYGFN, from the exons ATGAGCGCTGACATTGGTATCAATACTTACATGATATATTTTGCAATAATTGTGATTTCTTTTGCATGGTTTTGGAAGAGATTACGAAATCAGAGATATCACTTTGACAAACGAATAATAATATTCTCAAGGTATCCAGAGGCCGGTTTCACGAAAACACGGTTAGTGCCAGAACTGGGCACGGATGGTGCGGCCGTTGTACAGAAGTTAATG ACTGATCATATACTACATGAGGTCCAAGCATTTGTGGCCGTCAACCAACACACTGGGGTAGAATTACAGTATGATGGTGGATCGGAAGAGAAGGTAACATACTGGTTGGAAAGACAGAAGAATAATTTCCCACAATTCCAATGGACACCTCAAAGCTCTGGTCATCTTGGTGAAAGGATGAGGGATGCATTTAAGAAAGCATTCGAAGAGGGAGCGAAGACTGTTGTTCTA attggGAGTGACATTCCTGGTATTAATATAGATGTTCTTTCAGAGTCTTTCAAGGTCATAGAATCTAAGTCATGTGATATGATTTTAGGAGCTGCTAATGATGGTGGATATTACCTGGTTGGGTTTCATCGGGGATGTGATAACAATTTGT CTAGTGTTTTTGAGGGAATTGAATGGGGTACATCGAAGGTATTCAATCAGCAGCTGTTGGTAGCTCAGAGGCACAAACTTCGAGTGCATACACTGTGTCAAACACTGCAAGATATA GATGAACCTGAGGATTTACCAGAATTTGAGAGCAAGGTTGGCATCAGTCTAGAAGAACTGAAGGCTCCAGTTCTTTCAGCTATAGTACCAACATATAATGAAGAGGGCAGCATACTATCAACCCTGAGCAATCTGATCACA AGTAGCAGGTTTACTTCCTACATGGAGGTGGTGGTTAGCGATGGAGGCAGCAGTGATGGTACGAGGCGGAGGGTGGAGGAGTTTGCTAGCTCCTGTACAGCTTGTAAGGTCACTCTAGTCAATTCAAAGAAAG GTAGAGGAGTACAGCTCAATACTGGTGCTAAACATTCCACTGGGTCCAATCTCATTTTTGTTCACGCTGATACAACTCTACCGAGAGCCTTTGATAGTCATGTGATGGTCACACTCACTGAACCTGGGGTTGTTTGCGGAGCATTTGAGTTTGCTTTAGACGTCCTGGAGAAGAATCAAGAAGCGGAAGACAAAGAAGAAGAGACCGCTGGAAAGGGAAAGACAAG AGAAGAATTTTCAGTGCTATTTAAGTGGCAAATGAAACTTCTTACATGGTTCACTAACAGAAGAGCAAAGAATTATG AGCTGCCGTACGGTGACCAGGGTTTATTTATGACGAGACGGGTCTTCGACAAGGTTGGTGGATTCCCAGAGTACCGACTGATGGAAGATTATGCGATG GTTAAGAATTTGCAATGCCTTGGACACATCAAAATCGTGAGTGGAGAGAAGGCTATCACCTCAGCAAGGAGATGGATAAAGCATGGTTTATTAAAG ATTACTGGTTTCAACAGACTGATGGTTATCCTTTACAATCTTGGAGTTTCACCAGAGACTTTATCAAAATGGTATTATGGATTTAATTGA